In the genome of Oncorhynchus clarkii lewisi isolate Uvic-CL-2024 chromosome 4, UVic_Ocla_1.0, whole genome shotgun sequence, one region contains:
- the LOC139407211 gene encoding interferon-induced protein 44-like encodes MAHAAVSALDLGSEKQLLQFFPKPVRLHLLYKVPHRGFKMSDLISKFDQEGRFVVIVYLESGTMKGGYMSKRPGFYCQEDRGAFVFEIDHQKANVFPVVKHHNSIIFNKEKIGFGGCLNIYSNKDKTLCVDVGFDDTYTPTDWSDEFEVPFMVVELHRIQSVGDMLLNPWRELSWTEKERGSLRKNLVSFKPACQSLNQVRVLLMGPPGSGKSSFINSVRSVMFGRVLLLPFIGTATKGFNKKLKSYDIRSERGGKPTALTLCDVLALGDGETTGLTLPDALAVINGHAPEGHKFQSEAPIKAETSGYRPVPSINDQIHCAVFVLNACQVMTTSEDLTETLRTLQAEISDLDIPQVVLLTHVDQVCHAVQEDVKFVYSSRILQEKMQKAAEVVGLPVSYVLPVKNYSSELSVSCNTDILLLSAVHHILQAVDDTFEDYCPSTPADASPVTV; translated from the exons ATGGCCCATGCAGCCGTATCTGCACTGGATTTGGGAAGCGAGAAACAGTTGTTACAGTTTTTTCCCAAACCTGTCCGACTTCACCTGCTCTACAAGGTGCCCCACCGTGGATTTAAGATGAGCGATTTGATTTCTAAATTCGATCAAGAGGGAAGATTCGTCGTAATCGTTTATTTGGAATCCGGCACGATGAAGGGGGGATATATGAGTAAACGACCTGGTTTTTATTGCCAAGAGGACAGAGGGGCATTTGTCTTCGAAATAGACCATCAAAAAGCAAACGTCTTTCCTGTCGTGAAGCACCATAATTCAAtcatttttaataaagaaaaaATAGGCTTTGGGGGTTGCCTAAACATTTACAGCAATAAGGACAAAACACTCTGTGTTGATGTGGGGTTCGATGATACCTACACACCCACGGATTGGAGTGACGAGTTTGAGGTGCCCTTCATGGTTGTGGAGTTGCATCGCATTCAAA GTGTTGGAGACATGCTGCTGAACCCTTGGAGGGAGCTGTCGTGGACTGAGAA AGAGAGGGGGTCACTGAGGAAGAATCTGGTCTCCTTCAAACCGGCCTGCCAGTCTCTGAACCAAGTCAGGGTTCTGCTGATGGGTCCTCCTGGGTCAGGAAAATCCAGCTTCATCAACTCTGTCAGATCTGTGATGTTCGGAAGAGTCCTTCTCCTGCCTTTTATTGGCACTGCAACAAAGGGTTTCAACAAGAAG cTGAAGTCATATGACATCCggtcagagagaggagggaagccCACAGCTCTGACCCTGTGTGATGTGTTGGCTCTGGGGGACGGTGAGACGACTGGCCTGACCCTCCCAGACGCACTGGCTGTCATCAACGGGCACGCCCCCGAGGGACACAAG TTTCAAAGTGAAGCGCCCATCAAAGCTGAGACTTCAGGTTACAGACCTGTTCCATCGATAAATGACCAAATCCATTGTGCGGTGTTCGTTTTGAATGCCTGCCAAGTCATGACCACCAGTGAGGACCTTACAGAGACACTGAGGACACTTCAAGCTGAAATCTCAGACCTAG ACATCCCCCAGGTGGTTCTGTTGACCCATGTGGACCAGGTGTGTCATGCCGTCCAAGAGGATGTGAAGTTTGTCTACTCCAGCCGGATCCTACAGGAGAAG ATGCAGAAGGCAGCAGAGGTGGTGGGTTTGCCAGTGTCCTATGTGCTTCCAGTTAAGAACTACTCCAGTGAGTTGTCTGTGAGCTGCAACACTGACATCCTGCTGCTGAGTGCAGTTCATCACATTCTCCAAGCTGTGGACGACACATTTGAGGATTACTGCCCTTCAACCCCTGCAGATGCCAGTCCAGTGACGGTTTAA